Proteins encoded together in one Chitinophaga varians window:
- a CDS encoding MFS transporter, protein MPALTTLNIFRIDSIQMRTFHIAWLMFFVCFFGWFGLAPLMPTIREDMGLSKAQIGNIMIASVSGTIIARLLIGRLCDLWGPRKTAVRLLVLGSLPVFLVGLSKDYMSFLLFRLAISVIGGSFVITQFHTSLMFAPNIKGTANAVAGGWGNLGGGVTNMVMPLIFAAIVGFGYTKGEAWRYAMILPGLMMLGVAWLYYRYTKDTPEGNFDEIQRSEKADSIDWSVLRDWRIWVLTLAYGMCFGMEITFDNVASLHFVDTFHLSQRSAGFWAGVFGFMNLFARALGGIAADKAGAKAGIRGKGWLLAAMLMLEGTGLLLFASAGSLGMAIVAMLSFALFLKMANGVTYGIVPFLSKRNAGLVNGIVGAGGNIGGMLFGFLFKSDHITYIDAFSYIGMTVMAVGGLVLFTRFTPKAERAAVTIEEAPVVVS, encoded by the coding sequence ATGCCTGCTCTAACAACACTCAATATATTCCGTATTGATTCCATACAGATGCGGACTTTCCATATCGCCTGGCTAATGTTTTTTGTTTGTTTCTTCGGGTGGTTTGGCCTGGCCCCGCTGATGCCTACCATCCGGGAAGACATGGGCCTCAGCAAGGCGCAGATTGGCAATATCATGATCGCCTCCGTGTCGGGCACTATTATCGCCCGGCTGTTGATTGGCCGCCTCTGCGACCTGTGGGGGCCGCGCAAAACGGCGGTCCGCCTGTTGGTACTGGGTTCGCTGCCCGTTTTCCTGGTGGGCCTGTCCAAAGACTATATGTCTTTTTTATTGTTTCGTTTAGCCATCAGCGTGATAGGCGGCTCTTTTGTGATCACACAGTTCCATACTTCCCTGATGTTTGCGCCCAACATCAAAGGCACGGCCAATGCCGTCGCCGGCGGTTGGGGCAACCTTGGTGGTGGCGTCACCAATATGGTGATGCCGCTGATCTTTGCCGCTATTGTCGGTTTCGGCTATACGAAAGGGGAGGCCTGGCGCTATGCGATGATACTGCCGGGGCTGATGATGCTGGGTGTGGCATGGCTGTATTACCGTTACACCAAAGATACGCCCGAAGGGAATTTTGATGAGATACAGCGGTCGGAAAAAGCGGATAGCATCGACTGGTCGGTGCTGCGTGACTGGCGCATCTGGGTGCTGACCCTGGCTTACGGGATGTGTTTTGGGATGGAGATCACTTTTGATAATGTGGCCTCTTTGCATTTTGTGGACACCTTTCATTTATCGCAGCGCAGTGCTGGTTTCTGGGCCGGCGTCTTCGGGTTTATGAACCTCTTTGCCCGTGCGCTGGGTGGCATAGCGGCGGACAAAGCCGGGGCCAAAGCGGGCATCAGAGGGAAAGGATGGCTGCTGGCAGCGATGTTGATGCTGGAAGGCACCGGTCTGCTTTTATTTGCCAGTGCAGGTTCGCTGGGGATGGCCATCGTTGCCATGCTGAGTTTTGCCTTGTTCCTGAAAATGGCCAACGGTGTCACCTACGGCATCGTGCCGTTCCTGAGTAAACGCAATGCCGGCCTGGTGAATGGAATTGTTGGCGCAGGCGGCAATATCGGCGGTATGTTGTTTGGATTTTTGTTTAAATCAGATCATATCACTTATATCGATGCTTTTAGCTACATCGGCATGACGGTGATGGCGGTAGGGGGACTGGTACTTTTTACCCGTTTCACCCCGAAAGCCGAAAGGGCCGCCGTTACAATAGAAGAAGCGCCGGTAGTTGTATCCTGA